One window from the genome of Podospora pseudocomata strain CBS 415.72m chromosome 6, whole genome shotgun sequence encodes:
- a CDS encoding hypothetical protein (MEROPS:MER0031610; COG:S; EggNog:ENOG503NWUN) has protein sequence MSNPGLLYVTMEPRRHDEEFLNQFHEWYQNEHGPTRLRLPHIFPNGFRYRATDSLKPEFLAIYDVTEMRHLETPVYTQLRENRTKREGETIGQVDVDRRFFDLLGEQAKEGFTKIEDLSDREAEGQVLIAVEVEVKGGEQGEKEITKWYLEEHIPMLSKIPGWLRSRVCRTPSLIEGGDKVRIVTLHEYEKVNGLGGEEHKASMDTKWRTEVFDKWIAAKHRRTYELFYVFGPGPRELETLSKLSESKGFKWEDGKIETVPGKDTAAVNAYVYAKDGLTIRYRLEGNVSPKAPTVAFSNSLLTDYHMWDELVAILKAARPDLRILRYDTRGRHEVPLPPVPATLDMLADDLQTLLKGLRIEKLHALIGVSMGGATTLKFALKYPELVDRIVACDFNVASSDANTAAWKDRIVVAEKNIRDLAGVTVERWFHPHTMTEKPEIAKWMTDMVAGNNVEGFKYSCQALWGYNMREEMKGCKVNTLFVVGDGDGKGALVKAMEGFKANLGEKGAELKIVPNAGHLPMSEAASDFWEAINEFL, from the coding sequence ATGTCCAATCCCGGCCTCTTGTACGTCACCATGGAGCCCCGTCGCCACGACGAGGAGTTCCTCAACCAGTTCCATGAGTGGTACCAAAACGAGCACGGCCCGACCCGGCTCCGGCTGCCGCATATTTTCCCGAATGGTTTCCGCTACCGGGCCACCGACTCTCTGAAGCCCGAGTTCCTGGCCATTTACGACGTCACCGAAATGCGCCATTTGGAAACACCCGTCTACACGCAGCTGAGAGAAAACAGAACCAAGCGGGAAGGCGAGACCATTGGCCAAGTGGACGTCGACAGGAGATTTTTCGACCTGCTGGGAGAACAGGCCAAGGAGGGCTTCACCAAGATTGAGGATCTGAGCGATCGGGAGGCTGAGGGACAGGTCCTGATcgctgtcgaggttgaagtcAAGGGCGGGGAGcaaggggagaaggagatcaCCAAGTGGTACCTGGAGGAGCACATTCCCATGTTGAGCAAGATTCCGGGCTGGCTGAGGAGCAGGGTGTGCCGGACTCCCTCCTTGATCGAGGGAGGTGACAAGGTCAGAATTGTGACGCTGCATGAATATGAAAAGGTGAATgggctgggaggggaggagcaCAAGGCGTCCATGGACACCAAGTGGCGGACTGAGGTGTTTGACAAGTGGATCGCGGCCAAGCACAGGCGGACGTATGAGCTGTTCTACGTGTTTGGACCGGGCCCAAGAGAGCTGGAGACACTGAGCAAGCTCTCCGAGAGCAAGGGTTTCAAGTGGGAAGACGGCAAGATTGAGACGGTTCCTGGGAAGGATACGGCGGCTGTGAATGCCTATGTGTATGCCAAGGATGGGCTCACGATCCGCTACCGGTTGGAGGGCAACGTCTCGCCCAAGGCCCCCACCGTGGCGTTCAGCAACTCTCTGTTGACGGACTACCATATGTGGGATGAGTTGGTGGCCATTCTGAAGGCTGCGCGTCCCGACTTGCGCATCCTGAGATATGACACCCGCGGCAGACATGAGGTTCCCTTGCCTCCTGTTCCGGCGACGTTGGACATGCTTGCCGACGACCTCCAGACTCTTCTCAAGGGCCTCAGGATTGAAAAGCTGCATGCTTTGATCGGCGTCTCTATGGGCGGTGCCACCACGCTCAAGTTTGCGCTCAAGTACCCCGAGCTGGTGGACAGGATCGTGGCCTGCGACTTCAACGTTGCCAGCTCTGATGCTAACACAGCTGCCTGGAAGGACCGCATTGTGGTGGCTGAGAAGAACATCCGGGACCTAGCCGGTGTGACGGTGGAGAGATGGTTCCATCCTCACACCATGACTGAGAAGCCCGAGATTGCCAAGTGGATGACTGACATGGTGGCGGGAAACAACGTCGAGGGCTTCAAGTACAGCTGCCAGGCACTCTGGGGCTACAACATGAGAGAGGAAATGAAGGGATGCAAGGTCAACACTCTCTTCGTTgtgggcgatggcgatggcaagGGCGCTCTGGTCAAGGCTATGGAGGGTTTCAAGGCCAATCTCGGCGAGAAGGGGGCAGAGCTCAAGATTGTTCCCAACGCCGGGCATTTGCCCATGTCTGAGGCGGCGAGCGACTTCTGGGAGGCCATCAACGAATTTCTTTGA
- a CDS encoding hypothetical protein (COG:E; EggNog:ENOG503P067) produces MAPFRAEHMGSLLRPQELLDVREAIREKRLSEEQAGLPAVEEKAVGHVVKLQQDLGFKAVTSGEYNRTRFWGLMWDEFEGTIRLQDAEASMFRLYHPDVVSLIEQDRKVMPGDSVIAGSKLSYNPAKSVSNLHELRLVQKFVPESEWGNIKLTMITPAWFHMRYKQGRAYTKEAYANDAEYFDDVAKVYQAELDVLYKAGLRNVQFDDPGLAYFCSDKFRQGWEEDKDNIGTVDDLLDVYIKLYNDSISKLPADFHTGVHLCRGNFIGGRHFAEGAYDIIAQKLFTDLKVNTFYLEYDTERAGGFEPLKYLPKDRHVVIGAISTKLRDLEDKEEIKQRIYKAADFVAEGSGQTREEALKRIALSPQCGFSTHETGYPLSEEDEKKKLALVRQIADEIWGEA; encoded by the exons ATGGCGCCTTTCCGTGCAGAACATATGGGCTCGCTCCTGCGGCCTCAGGAGCTTCTCGACGTGCGAGAGGCCATCCGCGAGAAGAGGCTCAGTGAGGAGCAGGCTGGCCTTCCTGccgtcgaggagaaggcggttGGGCATGTGGTCAAGCTTCAACAAGACCTTGGCTTCAAGGCTGTCACGAGTGGTGAATACAACCGCACTAGGTTTTGGGGTCTCATGTGGGACGAGTTTGAGGGCACTATCCGTCTCCAGGACGCCGAGGCATCCATGTTCCGTCTCTATCACCCAGACGTCGTCAGCTTGATCGAGCAAGACCGCAAGGTCATGCCGGGAGACTCGGTCATTGCCGGCTCAAAGCTGTCTTACAACCCAGCAAAGTCGGTCTCTAACCTCCATGAGCTCCGCCTGGTCCAAAAGTTTGTGCCCGAGAGCGAGTGGGGCAACATCAAGCTCACAATGATCACTCCTGCCTG GTTCCACATGAGATATAAGCAAGGCCGAGCCTACACCAAGGAGGCGTACGCTAACGATGCCGAGTACTTTGATGACGTTGCAAAGGTGTACCAGGCCGAGCTTGATGTTCTGTACAAGGCTGGCCTCAGAAATGTCCAGTTTGACGACCCTGGCCTTGCTT ACTTTTGCTCCGACAAGTTCCGTCaaggatgggaggaggacaaggacaacatTGGCACGGTGGATGATCTTTTGGACGTCTACATCAAGCTCTACAACGACTCCATCAGCAAGCTCCCCGCTGACTTTCACACCGGTGTGCATCTCTGCCGAGGCAACTTTATCGGCGGCCGCCACTTTGCCGAGGGCGCCTATGATATCATTGCCCAGAAGTTGTTCACCGATCTCAAGGTCAACACTTTCTACCTCGAGTACGACACCGAACGTGCCGGCGGTTTTGAGCCTCTGAAGTACCTCCCCAAGGATCGACATGTGGTCATTGGTGCCATCAGCACCAAGCTGCGTGATCTGGAAGATAAGGAGGAAATCAAACAGCGCATCTACAAGGCCGCCGACTTCGTGGCTGAAGGCAGTGGACAGACACGTGAGGAGGCTCTTAAGCGCATTGCTCTGAGCCCTCAGTGCGGCTTCAGTACCCATGAGACAGGCTACCCCCTcagcgaggaggacgagaagaagaagctggcaCTTGTTCGCCAGATTGCTGATGAGATTTGGGGAGAAGCGTAA
- a CDS encoding hypothetical protein (COG:A; EggNog:ENOG503NV3Z) codes for MGSSYPCKSSRSQAFAAQCISHFSPFLLIFYLLSEPAIAMEIHIPNIPADLTFKSFQRLIEPILNSLGIVDYLCEKTRNKRYANITFLEPSDGNRFLSIYGPHGKPLSMLGHAVRCRLSNKGPDQTTLKVIRHAIDERQRRKSKPHVQPRPKSEPLQASSLSCGLHTFVDGRFSFVSEWDAQEGCLVRFTKRHLIFKLTDRGIDVRIPRNAIVQLVWSESGRASVTLSQPPIILAKRSPEKSDVIELDGLGSIHLDFSIFADIFSRQQAKPEPRQRLTAIDDGHSNISAFCLVYHFQITAASIGTHGAGEHFHKEMWNITEKEPYQVTRADIKFYHASDLPRLGRFSEALTRLNNQLDSYTTSNDLPFGILFLLQALVYNCYLHPTTVQALARELLGRSNISIDAFRKLFDWIDYPAPESNPRQLEVDGIMESLDVAERQVHEAQLMKAELFNDNENSTRIFRVSISPMRITLHGPELETKNRILRKYDGKADFFFRVQLCDENGQDLLFNPTISLDTVYSRFKSILRKGIAVAGRQYKFLGFSHSSVRAHSLWFSAPFYHEGKLQIPEHIIEQLGDFAPIRSPARCAARIGQAFTETPYSVSLVDNGVQTSEIPEVERNGRVFSDGVGVLSPQAAEAIHDAIPESKGKPTCFQIRWAGAKGMLSLDTELEGSQICIRPSMKKFKSPDEANLTSATWLPSQYQ; via the exons ATGGGCAGCAGCTACCCGTGTAAAAGTTCGAGGTCGCAAGCCTTTGCTGCTCAATGCATTTCTCATTTTTCTCCCTTTCTTCTCATCTTTTATCTGCTCAGTGAACCAGCAATTGCAATGGAGATCCATATACCAAACATTCCCGCGGATTTGACTTTCAAGTCATTTCAGCGCCTCATTGAACCAATCCTCAACAGCCTTGGTATTGTCGATTACCTCTGTGAAAAGACACGTAACAAAAGGTACGCCAACATCACATTTCTCGAGCCGAGTGACGGGAACCGCTTCCTATCAATCTATGGCCCTCACGGAAAGCCCTTGTCGATGCTGGGCCATGCTGTTCGCTGTCGGTTGAGCAACAAGGGACCGGATCAAACGACATTGAAGGTGATCAGGCATGCGATAGACGAACGTCAAAGACGCAAGTCAAAGCCCCATGTCCAGCCCCGGCCAAAGTCAGAACCGCTCCAGGCTTCAAGTCTAAGCTGTGGCTTGCACACATTCGTCGATGGAAGATTCTCGTTTGTTTCGGAGTGGGATGCTCAGGAGGGCTGCTTGGTTCGCTTTACCAAGCGGCATCTCATCTTCAAACTGACAGATAGAGGCATCGATGTCCGCATCCCACGCAATGCTATCGTTCAACTGGTCTGGTCGGAGAGCGGCAGAGCGTCTGTTACCCTGTCACAACCCCCTATTATCCTAGCCAAACGGTCCCCTGAGAAGTCAGACGTAATAGAGCTCGATGGCCTTGGTTCTATTCATCTTGATTTTAGCATATTCGCAGATATATTCTCTCGTCAACAGGCAAAGCCCGAGCCACGACAGCGACTTACTGCTATTGACGATGGCCACAGCAATATTTCCGCATTTTGTCTCGTCTATCACTTCCAAATCACCGCAGCATCCATTGGCACACATGGCGCCGGCGAACACTTCCACAAAGAGATGTGGAACATTACAGAGAAGGAGCCCTATCAGGTCACGCGAGCTGATATCAAATTCTATCATGCATCTGACCTCCCGAGGCTGGGCCGCTTTAGTGAAGCTCTGACTCGTCTCAACAACCAGCTTGACTCGTACACGACAAGTAATGACTTGCCATTCGGTATTTTGTTTTTGCTCCAAGCTCTTGTCTATAACTG TTATCTTCATCCAACAACGGTGCAGGCCCTGGCTAGAGAACTTCTTGGCCGTTCCAACATCTCGATTGACGCCTTCAGGAAGCTTTTCGACTGGATCGACTACCCGGCACCTGAGAGCAATCCAAGACAGCTCGAAGTAGATGGAATCATGGAAAGCCTCGATGTCGCAGAAAGACAAGTCCACGAAGCCCAGCTCATGAAGGCGGAGCTGTTCAACGACAATGAAAATTCGACACGCATCTTTCGTGTTTCAATCTCTCCCATGCGTATAACCCTCCACGGGCCAGAGCTGGAGACTAAAAACAGGATCCTCAGAAAATATGACGGCAAGGCCGACTTCTTTTTCCGAGTCCAACTCTGCGATGAGAACGGCCAGGATTTGctcttcaaccccaccatctcacTTGACACTGTTTACAGTCGGTTCAAGTCAATACTACGCAAAGGAATTGCAGTCGCCGGCAGGCAATACAAGTTTCTGGGCTTTTCCCACTCTTCGGTGAGAGCCCATTCACTGTGGTTCTCAGCCCCGTTCTACCACGAGGGTAAATTGCAAATCCCCGAACACATCATCGAGCAGCTGGGCGACTTTGCGCCCATTAGATCACCGGCTCGCTGTGCTGCTAGGATTGGTCAAGCGTTTACCGAAACGCCATACTCCGTGTCCCTTGTAGACAATGGAGTCCAAACGAGCGAAATCCCGGAGGTGGAAAGAAATGGCAGGGTGTTTTCCGACGGGGTGGGGGTGCTTTCACCCCAGGCAGCAGAGGCAATCCATGATGCTATCCCTGAATCCAAGGGCAAGCCGACCTGTTTCCAGATCCGATGGGCCGGGGCCAAAGGAATGCTTTCTCTGGACACGGAGCTCGAGGGCAGTCAGATCTGTATCCGGCCGTCCATGAAAAAGTTCAAGTCACCCGACGAAGCAAACCTGACATCTGCGACATGGCTTCCAAGCCAATACCAATGA